A genome region from Arachis duranensis cultivar V14167 chromosome 8, aradu.V14167.gnm2.J7QH, whole genome shotgun sequence includes the following:
- the LOC107460710 gene encoding replication factor C subunit 2, whose translation MAPIMQSSQPWVEKYRPKQVKDVAHQDEVVRVLTNTLETGSCPHMLFYGPPGTGKTTTALAIAHQLFGPELYKSRVLELNASDDRGINVVRTKIKDFAAVAVGTNQRKGGYPCPPYKIIVLDEADSMTEDAQNALRRTMETYSKVTRFFFICNYISRIIEPLASRCAKFRFKPLSEEIMSNRILYICNEEGLNLDAKALSTLSSISQGDLRRAITYLQSAARLFGSSISSEDLISVSGVVPAEVVEAILKACKSGNFDSANKEVNNFIAEGYPASQILTQLFEAILEDDISDEQKARIAKKLGEADKCLVDGADEYLQLLDTVSTTMQAFCNMPEGFAYGS comes from the exons atggcgcCAATCATGCAATCCTCTCAGCCTTGGGTCGAAAAATA CCGACCAAAACAAGTGAAAGACGTAGCTCACCAAGACGAAGTTGTTCGTGTCCTCACCAACACTCTTGAAACTGGAAGC TGCCCCCACATGCTCTTCTATGGACCCCCCGGCACCGGAAAAACAACCACTGCTCTTGCAATAGCTCACCAGCTTTTCGG GCCTGAGCTTTACAAGTCTAGGGTGCTGGAGCTCAATGCAAGTGATGACCGTGGGATTAATGTTGTTCGCACCAAGATAAAGGATTTTGCAGCCGTCGCCGTTGGTACTAATCAGCGCAAGGG TGGTTATCCTTGTCCACCATATAAGATTATTGTCTTGGATGAGGCAGATTCAATGACTGAAGATGCTCAG AATGCCCTGAGACGAACGATGGAAACTTACTCTAAAGTTACTCGGTTCTTTTTCATATGCAACTACATCAGCAG GATCATAGAACCACTGGCTTCAAGGTGTGCAAAATTCAGGTTCAAGCCATTGTCAGAAGAGATCATGAGCAACCGAATACTGTACATTTGCAATGAAGAAGGACTCAATCTTGATGCTAAG GCTCTTTCAACCTTGAGTTCTATCTCTCAAGGAGATCTTCGTCGGGCTATCACATACTTGCAG TCAGCGGCTCGATTATTCGGATCTTCCATTTCTTCAGAGGACCTGATTTCAGTATCTGGG GTTGTTCCAGCAGAGGTAGTGGAGGCAATTctgaaagcatgcaaaagtggaaattttgattcagcCAACAAGGAAGTAAACAATTTCATTGCAGAGGGATATCCAGCCTCTCAGATACTAACTCAG TTATTTGAGGCCATTCTTGAAGATGACATATCAGATGAACAGAAAGCAAGAATCGCCAAGAAGCTGGGAGAAGCAGATAAG TGTCTGGTTGATGGTGCTGATGAATACTTGCAGCTTCTTGACACAGTCAGCACTACAATGCAAGCTTTTTGTAACATGCCGGAAGGATTTGCTTATGGGAGTTAG
- the LOC107460673 gene encoding uncharacterized protein LOC107460673, translated as MGVEDGSFRKPGAVPFKWEIKPGVPVHHNHHNYHNHHDHQEPQVLSPEPPSPKLRPPPAGLYPCSLAEPRTRSFRSSPRVRSERWRFDRPLITRPETVSAGCFFSPLLRRLSSKKAGSKRFAKPDKESQSVSELETLSRWSLSSRKSLSPFRVSTSSSSVASSPRLVGDAEWAGFGLF; from the coding sequence ATGGGTGTGGAAGATGGTTCATTTAGAAAGCCAGGTGCAGTTCCATTCAAGTGGGAGATAAAACCTGGTGTACCAGTACACCACAACCATCATAACTACCATAACCACCACGACCACCAAGAACCACAGGTTCTGTCACCGGAACCGCCATCGCCAAAGCTCAGGCCACCTCCGGCAGGGTTATATCCATGTTCCCTGGCTGAGCCGCGGACCAGATCATTTCGGTCGAGTCCGAGAGTACGGTCCGAACGGTGGAGGTTCGACCGGCCGCTTATTACCCGACCGGAAACCGTGTCGGCGGGTTGCTTCTTCTCGCCATTGCTAAGGAGATTGTCGAGCAAGAAGGCGGGTTCGAAACGGTTTGCGAAACCCGATAAGGAATCTCAAAGTGTTTCGGAGCTCGAGACGCTTTCGCGGTGGTCGTTATCGTCGAGAAAGTCGTTATCGCCGTTTCGGGTTTCGACGTCGTCGTCTTCAGTTGCATCTTCGCCCCGACTCGTTGGCGATGCTGAATGGGCCGGGTTTGGGCTTTTCTGA